A region of Maniola jurtina chromosome 7, ilManJurt1.1, whole genome shotgun sequence DNA encodes the following proteins:
- the LOC123866625 gene encoding cuticle protein 21-like, translated as MAFVLKTFALLALTAPAFTVHAPGGYSYNRFSGPVSGKIYEVQVPASEGAQQHADYGYNHQQRQIDPETAKYERLKTVDYKANPDYHYAYGVQDPHTGNQQDHKETREGDVVRGEYSLVEPDGSIRLVRYTADDKNGFQATVHKQPGGKPNAPVRYTQANQQQEDSGEY; from the exons ATGGCTTTCGTACTTAAG ACTTTCGCACTGCTGGCCCTGACAGCGCCCGCTTTCACAGTCCACGCTCCGGGCGGGTATTCATACAACCGTTTCAGCGGACCAGTCAGTGGGAAAATCTACGAAGTTCAGGTCCCTGCTTCGGAGGGCGCCCAGCAACATGCAGATTACGGATACAACCATCAACAGAGACAAATTGATCCAGAAACAGCCAAATACGAACGCTTGAAGACGGTTGACTATAAA GCTAACCCCGACTATCACTACGCGTATGGAGTTCAAGACCCCCACACTGGCAACCAACAGGACCACAAGGAGACCCGGGAAGGAGACGTCGTACGCGGCGAATATTCACTCGTAGAACCCGACGGTTCCATCCGTCTCGTGAGATACACTGCCGATGATAAAAACGGTTTCCag GCTACAGTGCACAAGCAGCCAGGAGGTAAACCAAATGCGCCGGTGCGCTATACACAAGCTAATCAACAACAAGAAGACTCTGGAGAATACTAG